In Halorubrum sp. PV6, a single window of DNA contains:
- a CDS encoding VC_2705 family sodium/solute symporter, which translates to MTVPLQAEALDISFKLLPAIIVFLMMASFLVIGFVFKVADTEGMWVAGRGIGNIENGMAIGANWMSAASYLGLAGLVALAGFYGLAFIVGWTTGYFVLLIFLAAQMRRFGKYTAPDFVADRFNSPMARALAAFTTLLIAYVYSVGQARGMGLVGQYVFGLDIIPMIIVMMTITVGYLALSGMLGATKNMAVQYVILIVAFLAGVYVVGFSQGYSTVLPQIEYGALFSELGRQFSEPFIGGNSYYLWVATAFSLIVGTCGLPHVLVRFYTVESERTARWSTVWGLFFILLLYWAAPAMAAFGVDLFAAVNGISSEAVFSGEQAMSGAEGDVIVVLAAQFAQLPTWFVGLVAAGAMAAAIATTAGLFITASSAVAHDIYAELINPDATQRQQVLIGRATIIGIGALVTVTAFNPPALIGELVAYAFSLAGTVLFPMFFLGLWWENTNRQGALAGMTVGLLLWFTSIINSVLPAYVGFLADIAGGSGQALIPIYAQYVPPIGAALIGTPLVFLVTIAVSMATPEPPLETKRMVRQCHSPEPMGQQQSAEDVVADGGEEMAADGGTTADETDTEA; encoded by the coding sequence ATGACGGTCCCGCTGCAAGCGGAAGCGCTCGACATTTCCTTTAAACTCCTCCCGGCGATCATCGTCTTCCTGATGATGGCCTCGTTCCTGGTCATCGGCTTCGTGTTCAAGGTGGCGGACACCGAGGGCATGTGGGTCGCCGGCCGGGGAATCGGCAACATCGAGAACGGGATGGCCATCGGCGCCAACTGGATGTCCGCCGCCTCGTACCTCGGGCTCGCGGGGCTGGTCGCGCTCGCCGGCTTCTACGGGCTGGCGTTCATCGTCGGCTGGACGACCGGCTACTTCGTCCTGCTCATCTTCCTCGCGGCCCAGATGCGCCGGTTCGGGAAGTACACCGCGCCGGACTTCGTCGCGGACCGATTCAACTCCCCGATGGCGCGCGCGCTGGCCGCGTTCACCACGCTGCTCATCGCGTACGTCTACTCCGTGGGCCAGGCCCGCGGGATGGGGCTGGTCGGGCAGTACGTGTTCGGGCTCGACATCATCCCGATGATCATCGTGATGATGACCATCACCGTCGGCTACCTCGCGCTCTCCGGCATGCTGGGCGCGACGAAGAACATGGCCGTCCAGTACGTGATCCTCATCGTCGCGTTCCTCGCCGGCGTCTACGTCGTCGGCTTCTCGCAGGGGTACTCGACCGTGCTCCCGCAGATCGAGTACGGCGCCCTGTTCAGCGAACTCGGCCGCCAGTTCAGCGAGCCGTTCATCGGCGGCAACAGCTACTACCTGTGGGTCGCCACGGCGTTCTCGCTCATCGTCGGGACGTGCGGTCTCCCGCACGTCCTGGTCCGGTTCTACACGGTCGAAAGCGAGCGGACCGCCCGCTGGTCCACCGTGTGGGGGCTGTTCTTCATCCTCCTCCTGTACTGGGCCGCGCCCGCGATGGCGGCGTTCGGCGTCGACCTCTTCGCCGCCGTGAACGGGATCTCCTCTGAAGCGGTGTTCAGCGGCGAGCAGGCGATGTCCGGCGCGGAGGGCGACGTCATCGTCGTGCTGGCCGCGCAGTTCGCCCAGCTGCCGACCTGGTTCGTCGGGTTGGTCGCCGCCGGCGCGATGGCGGCCGCGATCGCGACGACGGCGGGGCTGTTCATCACCGCCTCCTCCGCCGTCGCCCACGACATCTACGCCGAACTCATCAACCCCGACGCGACCCAGCGGCAGCAGGTGCTCATCGGTCGAGCGACCATCATCGGCATCGGCGCGCTCGTCACGGTGACCGCGTTCAACCCGCCGGCGCTCATCGGCGAGCTCGTCGCCTACGCGTTCTCGCTCGCGGGCACCGTCCTGTTCCCGATGTTCTTCCTCGGCCTGTGGTGGGAGAACACCAACCGGCAGGGGGCCTTAGCGGGGATGACCGTCGGCCTGCTGCTGTGGTTCACCTCGATCATCAACAGCGTCCTGCCGGCCTACGTCGGCTTCCTCGCCGACATCGCCGGTGGCTCCGGACAGGCGCTCATCCCGATCTACGCCCAGTACGTCCCGCCGATCGGCGCTGCCCTGATCGGGACGCCGCTCGTGTTCCTCGTCACCATCGCCGTCTCGATGGCGACGCCGGAACCCCCACTGGAGACCAAGCGGATGGTGCGCCAGTGTCACAGCCCCGAGCCGATGGGTCAACAGCAGAGCGCGGAAGACGTCGTCGCCGACGGCGGCGAGGAGATGGCGGCCGACGGCGGCACCACCGCTGACGAGACGGACACGGAGGCGTAA
- a CDS encoding universal stress protein, with translation MYERILVPTDGSDVAEAAVDHALDLAEKYDAEVHALYVVDIDSVNLSLGTEQVDRLKQGRFDEMEELKEQADAATGVVAERADERGVSVVEHVAGGRPHKLIRNYADNHDIDLIVMGSHGRAGIRRALLGSVTERTLRSTHVPILVVDYEGE, from the coding sequence ATGTACGAACGAATCCTCGTCCCCACCGACGGAAGCGACGTCGCAGAGGCCGCCGTCGACCACGCGCTCGATCTGGCCGAGAAGTACGACGCGGAGGTGCACGCCCTGTACGTCGTCGACATCGACTCCGTGAACCTCAGCCTCGGCACCGAGCAGGTCGACCGGCTCAAACAGGGTCGGTTCGACGAGATGGAGGAGCTGAAAGAACAGGCGGACGCGGCGACCGGCGTCGTGGCCGAGCGCGCCGACGAACGCGGCGTCTCGGTCGTCGAGCACGTCGCGGGCGGTCGCCCGCACAAGCTGATACGCAACTACGCCGACAACCACGACATCGACCTCATCGTGATGGGGAGCCACGGGCGCGCCGGCATCCGCCGCGCGCTCCTCGGCAGCGTCACCGAGCGCACGCTGCGCTCGACGCACGTGCCGATCCTCGTGGTCGACTACGAGGGAGAGTAA
- a CDS encoding NAD(P)-dependent oxidoreductase, which yields MATLLVVGGSGFIGREVCRLAVRDGHDVRSVSRGGRPAIDAPWADAVSWTSADLFRPDAWRSRLDGADAVVHAVGAITESPTEGKTFERVNGDAAILAALEAERAGAEAFVFLSASVKPPGVRNAYLTAKRRAETAIAGLDLKAVTLRPGPVYGSRDAPGPRAVDGLFRLVASAPPIADRLGERRPLAVETVARATYRTALDPDESLLDVADIRALGT from the coding sequence ATGGCTACCCTCCTCGTCGTCGGCGGCAGCGGGTTTATCGGTCGCGAGGTGTGTCGGCTCGCGGTCCGCGACGGACACGACGTCCGAAGCGTCTCCCGCGGCGGGCGTCCGGCGATCGACGCGCCTTGGGCCGACGCGGTGTCGTGGACCAGCGCCGACCTGTTCCGCCCCGACGCGTGGCGAAGCCGTCTCGACGGCGCCGACGCGGTCGTCCACGCCGTCGGCGCGATAACCGAGTCGCCGACCGAGGGGAAGACCTTCGAGCGCGTCAACGGCGACGCCGCGATCCTCGCGGCCCTCGAAGCCGAGCGCGCCGGCGCCGAGGCGTTCGTGTTCCTCTCGGCGTCGGTGAAACCGCCCGGCGTCAGGAACGCCTACCTCACGGCGAAACGCCGAGCGGAGACCGCGATCGCCGGGCTCGATTTAAAAGCGGTGACGCTTCGTCCCGGTCCCGTGTACGGCTCCCGCGACGCGCCCGGTCCGCGAGCGGTCGACGGGCTCTTCCGACTGGTCGCGTCCGCGCCGCCGATCGCCGACCGGCTCGGCGAACGTCGCCCGCTCGCCGTCGAGACGGTCGCGCGGGCGACCTACCGGACCGCGCTCGACCCCGACGAGTCGCTCCTCGACGTGGCCGACATTCGCGCGCTCGGCACCTGA
- a CDS encoding cold-shock protein: MATGKVDFFNDTGGYGFIETDDADEDVFFHMEDVGGPDLEEGQEVEFEIEEADKGPRATNLTRL; this comes from the coding sequence ATGGCGACAGGCAAGGTCGACTTCTTTAACGACACTGGCGGCTACGGATTCATCGAGACTGACGACGCTGACGAGGACGTGTTCTTCCACATGGAAGACGTCGGCGGCCCGGACCTCGAAGAGGGACAGGAAGTAGAGTTCGAGATCGAGGAGGCGGACAAGGGGCCGCGCGCGACGAACCTCACCCGGCTGTAA
- a CDS encoding oxidoreductase codes for MTDWTAAAMPNVDGKTVVVTGANSGLGYEGTRAFAAKGATVVMACRNMARAERAADEIRADAGGDVAGALDVRECDLASLDSVAAFADGLEADYDAVDVLCNNAGVMAIPRSETEDGFETQFGVNHLGHFALTGRLLPLLKAAEGVEGVARVVTQSSGAHEQGEMDFSDLNWERSYGKWKAYGRSKLANLLFAYELQRRIDAADDDLGVRSIACHPGYTDTNLQMRTAAESGNPLMKVGMKAANAVLGQDADVGAEPMLYAATADVDGGAYVEPGGLMNMRGHPTIGRSNDASYSRPDAERLWEYSTDATGVEFDL; via the coding sequence ATGACAGACTGGACTGCCGCGGCGATGCCGAACGTAGACGGGAAGACGGTGGTCGTCACCGGCGCGAACAGCGGCCTCGGCTACGAGGGAACGCGCGCGTTCGCCGCGAAGGGCGCCACCGTGGTGATGGCGTGTCGGAACATGGCGCGCGCCGAGCGCGCCGCCGACGAGATCCGGGCCGACGCCGGCGGCGACGTGGCGGGCGCGCTCGACGTGCGCGAGTGCGACCTCGCGTCGCTCGACTCGGTGGCGGCGTTCGCGGACGGACTCGAAGCCGACTACGACGCGGTCGACGTCCTCTGTAACAACGCCGGCGTGATGGCGATCCCCCGGAGCGAGACCGAGGACGGCTTCGAGACGCAGTTCGGCGTCAACCATCTCGGCCACTTCGCGCTCACCGGCCGCCTCCTCCCGCTTTTAAAAGCCGCCGAGGGAGTCGAGGGCGTCGCCCGCGTCGTCACGCAGTCGTCGGGCGCCCACGAGCAGGGCGAGATGGACTTTTCGGACCTCAACTGGGAGCGGTCGTACGGCAAGTGGAAGGCGTACGGCCGGAGCAAGCTCGCGAACCTGCTGTTCGCCTACGAGCTCCAGCGCCGGATCGACGCGGCGGACGACGACCTCGGCGTCCGCAGCATAGCCTGTCACCCCGGCTACACCGACACGAACCTCCAGATGCGGACCGCGGCCGAGAGCGGCAACCCCCTGATGAAAGTAGGCATGAAAGCCGCCAACGCCGTCCTCGGACAGGACGCCGACGTCGGCGCCGAGCCCATGCTGTACGCGGCCACCGCCGACGTCGACGGCGGCGCCTACGTCGAGCCGGGCGGCCTGATGAACATGCGCGGACATCCGACCATCGGTCGGTCGAACGACGCGTCGTACAGCCGTCCCGACGCCGAACGGCTCTGGGAGTACTCGACCGACGCGACCGGCGTCGAGTTCGACTTATAA
- a CDS encoding DNA topoisomerase VI subunit B — protein sequence MTSFQSTIGDEEGIAEELAEGQREISIAEFFEKNKHMLGFDSGARGLVTAVKEAVDNALDATEEAGVLPDIYIEIEEVGDYYRLVIEDNGPGITKEQLPKVFGKLLYGSRFHAREQSRGQQGIGISAAVLYSQLTSGQPAKITSRPKGQSRAQYFELIIDTDTNEPEIKADEETTWDRPHGTRIELEMEANMRARQQLHDYVKHTAVVNPHARIELREPGLDEPLKFERATNDLPAETEEIRPHPHGVELGALIKMLEATESYSLSGFLQEEFTRVGKKTSESVIDNFRDVYYGRELAWAPPKAHGDRDVAAAVAEAVANKGKTATTAFSEGVAETVGSNDRLSRAELATIVENIAETVAADTGKTFGETVRENAVDAAWQAITGAGDDEESDGDADGESPLVPDAYAVVDEATSTRKDDATVQAMADALARRFENLDGDAFRVALDDLEHLVADAATFVGEQHEATFGETARENVVEAFWSRARTVPDDPPKVNAIAGDRDAAADLLEAMRSTDILAPPTDCLAPITAELVEAGLRKEYDADFYAAATRDAEVHGGDPFIVEAGIAYGGEIPAEGSVELLRFANRVPLVYQRGACATTDVIKQIGWRNYGLDQPGGSGLPNGPAVISIHVASTNVPFTSESKDALANVPAIEDEIELAVREAARDLKSYLSKRRSMQQRREKQDVLGRILPEMADKVSEVTGRPRPDIDGALARIMNNVSVEREQNGETVTLVVENHSDVTENLDITDIVSVEPTDLSDGTVVDMDGEWFVQWKPEVPSGDERELTYTIDGDADFEVSVGGVETEKLTVNA from the coding sequence ATGACGTCCTTCCAGTCGACGATCGGCGACGAGGAGGGGATCGCGGAGGAGCTGGCCGAGGGTCAGCGCGAGATCTCCATCGCCGAGTTCTTCGAGAAGAACAAACACATGCTCGGGTTCGACTCGGGCGCCCGCGGGCTCGTCACCGCCGTCAAGGAGGCGGTCGACAACGCGCTCGACGCGACCGAGGAGGCCGGCGTCCTCCCGGACATCTACATCGAGATCGAGGAAGTGGGCGATTACTACCGGCTCGTCATCGAGGACAACGGGCCGGGCATCACCAAAGAACAGCTCCCGAAAGTGTTCGGGAAACTCCTGTATGGGAGTCGGTTTCACGCCCGTGAGCAGTCACGTGGCCAGCAGGGAATCGGGATCTCAGCGGCTGTACTGTACTCTCAGTTGACTTCCGGCCAGCCCGCGAAGATCACCTCACGGCCCAAGGGGCAGTCGCGCGCGCAGTACTTCGAGCTCATCATCGACACCGACACGAACGAGCCGGAGATCAAGGCGGACGAGGAGACGACGTGGGACCGCCCCCACGGCACCCGGATCGAGTTGGAGATGGAGGCGAACATGCGCGCCCGCCAGCAGCTTCACGACTACGTGAAACACACCGCGGTCGTCAACCCCCACGCGCGGATCGAACTGCGGGAGCCCGGCCTCGACGAGCCGCTGAAGTTCGAGCGCGCGACCAACGATCTGCCGGCGGAGACCGAAGAGATCCGCCCGCACCCGCACGGCGTCGAACTCGGCGCGCTGATCAAGATGCTGGAGGCGACAGAGTCGTACTCGCTGTCGGGCTTCCTTCAAGAGGAGTTCACCCGTGTCGGCAAGAAGACCTCCGAGTCGGTCATCGACAACTTCCGTGACGTCTACTACGGCCGGGAACTCGCGTGGGCGCCGCCGAAGGCGCACGGCGACCGCGACGTGGCGGCCGCGGTCGCGGAAGCGGTCGCCAACAAGGGGAAGACGGCGACGACCGCCTTCTCTGAGGGAGTCGCGGAGACGGTCGGAAGCAACGACCGGCTCTCCCGCGCCGAGCTCGCGACCATCGTCGAGAACATCGCGGAGACGGTCGCGGCGGACACGGGCAAGACGTTCGGCGAGACCGTCCGCGAGAACGCGGTCGACGCGGCGTGGCAGGCGATAACCGGTGCCGGCGACGACGAGGAGTCCGACGGGGACGCCGACGGGGAGTCGCCCCTCGTCCCCGACGCCTACGCCGTCGTCGACGAGGCCACGTCGACGCGGAAGGACGACGCGACGGTCCAGGCGATGGCCGACGCGCTCGCGCGCCGCTTCGAGAACCTCGACGGCGACGCGTTCCGAGTCGCGCTCGACGACCTCGAACACCTCGTCGCGGACGCGGCCACCTTCGTCGGCGAGCAGCACGAGGCGACCTTCGGCGAGACCGCCCGCGAGAACGTCGTGGAGGCGTTCTGGTCGCGGGCCCGGACGGTCCCGGACGACCCCCCGAAAGTGAACGCGATTGCGGGCGACCGCGACGCCGCGGCCGACCTGCTCGAAGCGATGCGGTCGACCGACATCCTCGCGCCGCCGACCGACTGCCTCGCGCCGATCACGGCCGAACTGGTCGAGGCGGGGCTGCGGAAGGAGTACGACGCCGACTTCTACGCGGCGGCGACCCGCGACGCGGAGGTCCACGGGGGCGACCCGTTCATCGTCGAGGCCGGCATCGCGTACGGCGGTGAGATTCCGGCGGAGGGGTCGGTCGAACTGCTCCGGTTCGCGAACCGCGTCCCGCTGGTCTACCAGCGCGGCGCCTGCGCGACCACGGACGTGATCAAACAGATCGGGTGGCGAAACTACGGGTTAGACCAGCCCGGCGGCTCGGGGCTCCCGAACGGGCCGGCCGTCATCAGCATCCACGTGGCCTCCACGAACGTCCCGTTCACGAGCGAGTCGAAGGACGCGCTCGCGAACGTCCCGGCGATCGAAGACGAGATCGAACTCGCGGTGCGGGAGGCCGCCCGCGACCTCAAATCGTACCTCAGCAAGCGGCGCTCGATGCAGCAGCGCCGGGAGAAACAGGACGTGTTAGGACGTATCCTCCCCGAGATGGCCGACAAGGTCTCGGAGGTCACGGGTCGCCCGCGTCCCGACATCGACGGCGCGCTGGCGCGGATCATGAACAACGTCAGCGTCGAGCGCGAACAGAACGGCGAGACGGTGACGCTCGTCGTGGAGAACCACTCCGACGTCACCGAGAACCTCGATATCACGGACATCGTCTCCGTGGAACCGACCGACCTCTCCGACGGGACGGTCGTCGACATGGACGGCGAGTGGTTCGTCCAGTGGAAACCCGAGGTGCCCTCGGGCGACGAGCGGGAACTGACCTACACGATCGACGGCGACGCCGACTTCGAGGTCAGCGTCGGCGGCGTGGAAACGGAGAAACTCACGGTGAACGCGTAA
- a CDS encoding DNA topoisomerase IV subunit A, with the protein MTSESDARDQLIDLAADFYDQFADGTIPEMELPTRTKSNIQYDTESGVWTYGDRTSTRSANSVRGARKLLKAAYTIEFLANQLDEDRSSTLRELYYLSESWDNDEAQFSSQDESNDLVEDLEIVTGVTREDFHMRPEESGATLMGPLLIREQTRRGEREIHCQEDVGAGGYQIPNNPDMIEFLDDDIDFALAVETGGMRDRLVENGFDEEYNCLVIHLKGQPARATRRITKRVHDELDVPIAVFADGDPWSYRIYGSVAYGSIKSAHLSKYLATPEAQFVGIQPEDIVEYDLPADPLADSDINALESELEDPRFQTDYWEEQIELQLDIGKKSEQQSLASRGLDFVTDTYLPERLDTMGVL; encoded by the coding sequence ATGACGAGTGAAAGCGACGCACGAGACCAACTCATCGACCTGGCCGCGGACTTCTACGACCAGTTCGCCGACGGGACGATCCCGGAGATGGAACTGCCGACGCGAACGAAGAGCAACATCCAGTACGACACCGAGAGCGGCGTCTGGACCTACGGCGACCGCACCTCGACCCGCAGCGCCAACTCGGTGCGGGGCGCCCGCAAACTGCTGAAGGCCGCGTACACGATCGAGTTCCTCGCGAACCAGCTCGACGAAGACCGCTCGTCGACCCTGCGTGAGCTGTACTACCTCTCCGAGTCGTGGGACAACGACGAGGCGCAGTTCTCCTCACAGGACGAGTCGAACGACCTCGTCGAGGACTTGGAGATCGTCACGGGCGTCACCCGCGAGGACTTCCACATGCGTCCCGAGGAGTCCGGCGCGACTCTGATGGGACCGCTCCTCATCCGCGAGCAGACGCGGCGCGGGGAACGCGAGATCCACTGTCAGGAGGACGTGGGGGCCGGCGGCTATCAGATCCCCAACAACCCGGACATGATCGAGTTTCTCGACGACGACATCGACTTCGCGCTCGCCGTCGAGACCGGCGGGATGCGCGACCGACTCGTCGAGAACGGGTTCGACGAGGAGTACAACTGCCTGGTCATTCACTTAAAAGGCCAGCCGGCGCGGGCGACCCGTCGGATCACCAAGCGCGTCCACGACGAACTGGACGTGCCCATCGCCGTCTTCGCCGACGGCGACCCGTGGTCGTACCGGATCTACGGCTCCGTGGCGTACGGCTCGATCAAGTCCGCACACCTCTCGAAGTACCTCGCGACGCCGGAAGCGCAGTTCGTGGGGATCCAGCCCGAGGACATCGTCGAGTACGACCTGCCGGCCGACCCGCTGGCCGACTCCGACATCAACGCCTTGGAGTCGGAGCTCGAAGACCCGCGCTTCCAGACCGACTACTGGGAAGAGCAGATCGAACTCCAACTCGACATCGGCAAGAAGTCCGAACAGCAGTCGCTCGCGAGCCGCGGGCTCGACTTCGTCACCGACACGTACCTCCCCGAGCGGCTCGACACGATGGGCGTGCTGTAA
- a CDS encoding CDGSH iron-sulfur domain-containing protein → MAREITHDAKGPAVLDESDAGDDGALYVCQCGLSDSKPLCDGSHKAAADETDGVVYKYAGDDPDGERREIEEIRYADD, encoded by the coding sequence ATGGCGCGCGAAATCACGCACGACGCGAAGGGACCGGCCGTCCTCGACGAGTCCGACGCCGGCGACGACGGGGCGCTGTACGTCTGTCAGTGCGGCCTCTCGGACTCGAAGCCGCTCTGTGACGGCTCACACAAGGCGGCCGCCGACGAGACCGACGGTGTCGTTTATAAATACGCGGGCGACGATCCGGACGGCGAGCGCCGCGAAATCGAGGAGATACGGTACGCCGACGACTGA
- the msrB gene encoding peptide-methionine (R)-S-oxide reductase MsrB: MSETDDQPPADPKTLSDEEWRERLSDEAYRVLRESGTEAKFSGEYVDHHPDDGEYRCRGCGTVLFDAETKYESGCGWPAFYAAEEESVTTTLDTSHGMSRTEVRCANCDSHLGHVFDDGPEPTGKRFCINSVAMEYDES; this comes from the coding sequence ATGAGCGAGACCGACGATCAGCCGCCGGCCGATCCCAAGACGCTGTCCGACGAGGAGTGGCGCGAACGGCTCTCCGACGAGGCGTACCGCGTGTTACGCGAGAGCGGCACCGAGGCGAAGTTCTCCGGCGAGTACGTCGACCACCATCCAGACGACGGAGAGTACCGGTGTCGGGGCTGTGGCACCGTCCTGTTCGACGCCGAGACGAAGTACGAGTCCGGCTGCGGCTGGCCCGCCTTCTACGCCGCCGAGGAGGAGTCGGTGACGACGACGCTCGACACGAGTCACGGAATGTCCCGCACCGAGGTCCGCTGTGCGAACTGCGACTCGCACCTCGGCCACGTGTTCGACGACGGCCCCGAGCCGACGGGGAAGCGCTTCTGTATCAACTCGGTCGCGATGGAGTACGACGAGAGCTGA
- a CDS encoding sensor histidine kinase KdpD — protein sequence MSEDAGSEASGATLGTETNPEEHLKRQRDDLQLLNQVMRHDIRNDLQLVGAYAELLDDHVDEEGKEYLEIIKKNTDSAVSLTTTVRDLAEVLLREETEPSHISLSRVLSQQVEEVRSAYSEAVFTVDGSFPDREVVADEMLSSVFRNILRNAIQHNDETPPKVTVSASVDEAADVAEVRIADNGPGVPEPQRDEIFGKGEKGLDSPGAGIGLYLVRSLVEIYGGDVWVEDNEPKGAVFVVRLPLA from the coding sequence ATGAGTGAGGATGCAGGTTCCGAGGCGAGCGGCGCGACCCTCGGCACCGAGACGAACCCCGAGGAGCATCTCAAACGCCAGCGGGACGACCTCCAGCTGTTGAATCAGGTGATGCGCCACGACATCCGGAACGACCTCCAACTCGTCGGCGCGTACGCCGAACTCCTCGACGACCACGTCGACGAGGAGGGCAAAGAGTACTTAGAGATAATCAAAAAGAACACCGACAGCGCCGTCTCGCTTACCACGACCGTCCGTGACCTCGCGGAGGTGCTGCTCAGAGAGGAGACCGAGCCGAGCCACATCTCGCTCAGCCGGGTCCTCTCACAGCAGGTCGAAGAGGTCCGATCGGCGTACTCCGAGGCCGTCTTCACCGTCGACGGGTCGTTCCCCGACCGGGAGGTCGTCGCCGACGAGATGCTGAGTTCGGTGTTCCGCAACATCCTCCGGAACGCGATCCAGCACAACGACGAGACGCCGCCGAAGGTGACGGTCTCGGCGAGCGTCGACGAGGCGGCCGACGTCGCCGAGGTACGCATCGCCGACAACGGACCGGGGGTCCCCGAACCACAGCGCGACGAGATATTCGGCAAAGGGGAGAAGGGGCTCGACAGTCCGGGCGCCGGGATCGGACTGTACCTGGTCCGGTCGCTCGTCGAGATATACGGCGGCGACGTGTGGGTCGAGGACAACGAGCCGAAGGGCGCGGTGTTCGTCGTCAGGCTCCCGCTGGCGTAG
- a CDS encoding acyl-CoA dehydrogenase family protein, with the protein MEFQLTDEQRQLREEVRKFADEEIRPVATDHDVEESYPHEVMDKAAEMGLLAPHVPVEYGGVGYSSLENAILTEELFAADPGIGLCVSSAGFGAEALMEFGTEAQKERVLPEVTAGDAVMGSAISEPQAGSDVTSVATRAEKDGDEWVINGSKMWITNGTVADYFVVVCETDPDIDDRYSGYSQILVEGDREGLSRDKITGKLGIRASDTAELRFDDVRVPEENLIGQRGMGFLQLMQFFDETRTAVAAQGVGIARGAAERALEYAEEREQFGRSISDFQAIKHKLAEMHTNTEAARWLTYRSAWAVDNEAGDLTALASMAKEFASRTAVEVADEAVQVHGGAGFVNDHDVERLYRDAKITQIYEGTTEIQKNIIARELLDEGV; encoded by the coding sequence ATGGAGTTCCAGTTAACAGACGAACAACGACAGCTCCGCGAGGAGGTACGGAAGTTCGCCGACGAGGAGATCCGGCCGGTCGCGACCGATCACGACGTTGAGGAGTCGTACCCGCACGAGGTGATGGACAAAGCGGCCGAGATGGGGCTGCTCGCGCCCCACGTCCCGGTCGAGTACGGCGGCGTCGGCTACTCCTCGCTCGAAAACGCCATCCTCACCGAGGAGCTGTTCGCCGCCGACCCCGGAATCGGCCTCTGCGTTTCAAGCGCCGGGTTCGGCGCCGAGGCGCTGATGGAGTTCGGCACGGAAGCACAGAAAGAGCGCGTCCTCCCGGAGGTCACCGCGGGCGACGCCGTGATGGGGTCGGCCATCTCGGAGCCGCAGGCCGGATCTGACGTGACGAGCGTGGCGACCCGCGCGGAGAAGGACGGCGACGAGTGGGTGATAAACGGCTCGAAGATGTGGATCACCAACGGGACCGTCGCCGACTACTTCGTCGTCGTCTGCGAGACCGACCCCGACATCGACGACCGCTACTCCGGCTACTCGCAGATCCTCGTCGAGGGCGACCGCGAGGGGCTCAGCCGCGACAAGATAACCGGGAAGCTCGGCATCCGCGCGAGCGACACCGCCGAACTGCGGTTCGACGACGTGAGAGTCCCCGAGGAGAACCTGATCGGCCAGCGCGGGATGGGCTTTCTCCAGCTCATGCAGTTCTTCGACGAGACCCGCACCGCGGTCGCCGCGCAGGGCGTCGGCATCGCCCGCGGCGCCGCCGAGCGCGCGCTGGAGTACGCCGAGGAGCGCGAGCAGTTCGGCCGGTCCATCTCGGACTTCCAAGCGATCAAACACAAGCTCGCGGAGATGCACACGAACACCGAGGCCGCCCGGTGGCTCACCTACCGCTCCGCGTGGGCGGTCGACAACGAGGCGGGCGACCTGACGGCGCTGGCGTCGATGGCCAAGGAGTTCGCCTCGCGGACGGCGGTCGAGGTCGCCGACGAGGCGGTTCAGGTCCACGGCGGCGCTGGCTTCGTCAACGACCACGACGTCGAACGGCTCTACCGCGACGCGAAGATCACCCAGATCTACGAGGGCACCACCGAGATCCAAAAGAACATCATCGCCCGCGAACTGCTCGACGAGGGGGTCTAA